A genomic stretch from Numida meleagris isolate 19003 breed g44 Domestic line chromosome 2, NumMel1.0, whole genome shotgun sequence includes:
- the RNMT gene encoding mRNA cap guanine-N7 methyltransferase, whose translation MADLTKTEEKDVEKSLDEEVERTSHASEADLGINLEGNSSTSGTAHSTENEKKLASGDQGSGLKRSTADAEDEPPKKVPREAGHGQAVAAHYNELQEVGLEKRSQSRIFYLRNFNNWTKSVLIGEFIDRVRQKKSDITVLDLGCGKGGDLLKWRKGRIKKLVCTDIADISVQQCKQRYEDMKARCRYNERIFDAEFIQADSTKDLLSSKYSDPDTRFDICSCQFVYHYSFETYEQADMMLKNACGNLSPGGYFIGTTPNSFELVKRLEASETNSFGNDVYSVKFEKKGEYPLFGCKYDFHLEEVVDVPEFLVYFPLLEEMAKKHGMKLVYKMTFREFYEEKIKNEEHKMLLRRMQALEPYSTFGDSKLASDKPDDYEHAKEFIKDGKAKLPLGTLSKSEWEATSIYLVFAFEKQL comes from the exons ATGGCAGACTTAAccaagactgaagaaaaggatGTAGAGAAGAGTTTGGATGAAGAAGTGGAGAGAACATCTCACGCTTCAGAGGCAGATTTGGGTATCAATTTGGAAGGCAATAGCTCAACTTCAGGTACAGCACACtccactgaaaatgagaaaaaacttgCTAGTGGTGATCAGGGCAGTGGCCTGAAAAGGAGTACAGCAGATGCTGAAGATGAACCTCCTAAGAAAGTTCCA AGAGAGGCAGGCCATGGGCAAGCTGTAGCTGCACATTATAATGAGCTTCAAGAAGTTGGGTTGGAAAAACGCAGCCAGAGTCGCATATTCTACCTCCGAAACTTTAATAACTGGACAAAGAGTGTCCTCATTG gGGAATTTATAGACCGTGTACGACAGAAGAAGAGTGATATTACTGTTCTGGATCTAGGATGTGGCAAAGGTGGAGACTTACTGAAATGGAGGAAAGGCAGAATTAAAAAACTTGTCTGTACGG ATATTGCTGATatttctgtgcagcagtgcaAGCAGCGATATGAAGACATGAAAGCACGATGTCGCTATAATGAACGTATTTTTGATGCGGAATTTATACAAGCAGATAGTACCAAG gatCTTCTGTCTTCCAAATACAGTGATCCAGACACACGCTTTGACATTTGCAGCTGTCAGTTTGTTTACCATTACTCATTTGAGACATATGAGCAGGCTGACATGATGCTTAAAAATGCCTGTGGGAACCTCTCTCCTGGAGGTTATTTCATTGGCACAACTCCAAATAGCTTTGAGCTTGT AAAACGCCTTGAAGCTTCAGAAACAAATTCATTTGGGAATGACGTATACAGTGTAAAATTTGAGAAGAAGGGAGAATATCCCTTGTTTGGCTGCAAATACGATTTCCACTTAGAAGAAGTGGTTGATGTTCCCGAGTTCTTGGTTTATTTTCCGTTACTGGAAGA AATGGCGAAGAAGCATGGCATGAAGCTAGTTTACAAAATGACATTTCGGgaattttatgaagaaaagatCAAGAATGAGGAGCATAAGATGCTGCTAAGAAGAATGCAGGCCTTGGAG ccaTATTCTACATTTGGTGATTCCAAGCTTGCCTCTGATAAACCTGATGATTATGAGCATGCAAAAGAGTTTATCAAAGATGGCAAGGCAAAGTTACCATTG GGAACGCTGAGTAAATCTGAATGGGAAGCAACaa gtATTTACTTGGTATTTGCCTTTgagaagcagctgtga